AGTACCCGGAACGATAGATCTCGTCCTCATATTTCGCCGAGCAGAAGAGGTACCTCCCATAGTGGAAGAGGCGATGGGAAAATGGGCAATGGCCGTCTGGATGCAGGAGGGGATCGTGAACACAGAGGCCTTCCAACGGGCAAAAGGGGAGGATTAAGGACGGTCATGGACAGGTGTCTAAAGGGGTTGAAGAGGAGATAGAGGCAGGTGATAAAAGGACTGCAAAACTATATTGAAAAACTCGGAAAGGTGGCCATCGCCTATTCAGGAGGGGTGGATTCCACCTTTCTCCTGGCTATGAGCGCCGGGGTCTTGGGGAAGGAAAGGGTTTTGGCCTTGACGATTAAATCCCCGCTGACCCCCCCCTGGGAAATGGAGTTTGCCATAGAATTTTGCCGCGCCAGGAGGATAAAACACCTCCTGCTGGACAGCTCCTTCATCCTTGACGATGAACTATTTGCCTCCAATCCTCCACAGAGGTGTTATTATTGTAAAAAGAGACTCCTTGAGGCCATGAAGGGGAATATCCCCGGCGATTTTCCCCTCCTCACCGGCACCAACGCCAGCGATGAATTAGATTTTCGCCCTGGGATAAGGGCAGAGGAGGAGATGGGGATCAGGACTCCGTTGAGAGAACTCAGGTTTACCAAGGATAATATACGGAAATACTCCAAGGTTTATGACATACCCGGGTTTGAACGCCCTCCTTCTGCCTGTTTTGCCACCAGGATCCCCTATGAAGAACCCATCACGTTGGAAAGGTGAAGATGATAGAGGAGGCCGAGACCTTTATGCGGGATTTGGGCCTTGAATTGGTCAGGGTGCGCCTGATCCCCAAAGATATCGCCTGTGTTGAGGTCGCCGAAGAGGATATCAAGAAGGTCTTAGATCTCCGTGAGGACATCTCCTGTCAACTCGGTGAGATAGGTTTCCAGAGGGTGACCCTGGATTTAGAGGGATACAGAGGGGGCAAATTCAATGACGAAGCCAATAGGTGAAGGTGTTGTTGCCCTTGGAGGAGGAAATAGAGGTTCAGAAGGAGTTTCCTGGCCAAAGGATATCTATTGAAAGGCATGCCCGCCTGTGGCGGACCGATCATTCCATGGCATCAAAGACCTTCTCTTGTTTAAACTTGGTTATTCCCTACCTATTTTATTCCCTGATCTATCAGTGCCAATTTTGAATTTAATACTTGATCTAACTAGAGTTGGCCCTATATATTAACTACGCTGGTTTTTAAAGGGTACACCAGCTTTTTTTTGAGAACATCGTGCCAGCCTATGCCCATCTAGACTTAGCTGGGGATGAAGGAGTGCACTATGACAAAAAAATTAATCTTGGTCTTGTGGTTATCTTTATTTCTTTTTATTGATCTAAGCACGAATGCAACAGCACAAGACGGCCAGGCCCTGGTGGAGGCCGCCGTGAATTATTACCGGGGGAAGGCCTCTATTTGCACGGTGGATATGACCATTCATCGTCCGAATTGGGAACGAATCTTGACTATCAAAGCCTGGACTAAAGGGCAGAAAGACAGCATTTTTGTCATCATTGCCCCTCCTAAGGATCATGGCAACGGCACCCTCAAGAGAGGTCGGGAGATGTGGATGTATAATCCCAAGGTCAACCGGATTATCAAGATCCCACCCTCGATGATGTCCCAGGCCTGGATGGGATCAGATTTCTCCAATAACGACCTGGCCAAGTCGGATAGCATCCTAGAAGATTATACTCACACGATTGCGGGTACTGAGACCCATAACGGAAAAAAGGTGTACGTTATCAAGTCCATGCCGAAACCTGAAGCGCCGGTGGTGTGGGGCATGCAAAGGCTGAGAATTCGGGAGGACCATATCTTATTGAACCAGGAGTTTTATGATGAGGACCTCAAGCTGGTCAAGGCCATGGCCGGCCATCAGATCCAGATGCTGGGTGGCAAACTATTTCCCAAGGTGTGGAAAATGCAGAAGGCAGACGTGCAGGATGAGTATACGCTCTTAGACTATAAGGAGCTCACGTTTAAACAAGATCTGCCGAGTAGCTTCTTTACCTTGTCTGCATTAAGGAACCCTAGAAGGTAGGATATCTTGTCTATAGACGTCAAAATGGCCTGGCGGAATATCTGGCGAAATCCCAGGCGATCCATTTTAACCATAGCCGCCATCGCATTTGCCAGCCTGCTGTTGGTCTTTATGTTGTCTTTTCAGTTTGGCTCCTATGACACCATGATCAATACCGCGGTAAAGATCCATTCCGGGCACCTGCAGGTGCAGGCCGAGGGATATAATGATAAGAGGGACATGCGCTTGGTGGTGCACGACCCGGCTGCAGTAGGCGGTATTCTGGACAAGACTCCAGAGGTGGCTGCTTATACCTTTCGAGCCAATGCCTTCTCACTGGTCTCCTCCAAGGAAAGAACCTATGGTGTCATGGTGATTGGGATTGATCCGATGAGGGAAGCCAAGGTATCCACCCTCAAGAAATTGATCCGCCAGGGGAGCTATCTGTCTGAGGGAGACACCGATCAAGCCTTAGTGGGGAAGCTTCTGGCCAAGAACCTGCAAGTGGGCCTGGGCGATGAACTGGTTGTGCTGGGCCAGGGGCGTGACGGCTCCATCGCGGCCACCGTGGTTCGTGTAAAAGGAATTTTCAGTTCCGGCCAGGACGTATTTGATCGTTCCTCTATCCATATCCCCCTCACGTACTTTCAAGATATGTACAGCATGTACGGGGCCGTCCACGAAGTGGTAGCCCTTGGCAAATCCCTGGAGTACGTGCCGGAGATAAAAAAGGCAGTGGCGGCCGCTATCAAAAACACAGAAAAGAAAGACCACCTGGTGGCCTTAGATTGGATGGAGCTCATGCCCGGATTGATCCAGAGCATTCAGATGGATCTGGTCAGCGGGTTTATCTTCTATATCATTTTGATCGTGGTGGTAGCCTTCAGTATCTTAAATACCTTCCTGATGGCTATTTTCGAGCGGACCAAGGAGTTCGGCGTCATTATGGCCATGGGGACAACTCCGTGGCGGTTGACCAAGCTCCTCTTGATTGAATCAGCCATCATAACCATGGTGGGCATCCTTATCGGCATCATCGCCGGAAGCTTGGTTACCTGGTATTTTCAGGTGCATGGCATCGTCATTTCCGGTACATCCGAGTTGATGCGTCAGTATGGTTTGCCCGAGCGGATGTTTCCAAAGCTCTCGGTGCTTTCCGTGTCAATAGGAGCGGGGTTGGTGTTGGTCATCACCTTTTTGACCGCCATGTATCCGGCCCTGAAGGTCCGGCGTCTCCGCCCGGTGGAAGCGATGAGAGCGGGGTAAACTCAGGAAACAGAAGCCAGGAGACAGAAGTCAGATATTTCTTAATCCTTGCAGGTGATCTAAGATACATTGATATAGACAAATTGATGTCGCAATTGGAAGAGGTAAGTAAGCTACTTGATGCTTATTCCAAATCTATTCTGACTTCTGATTGCTGACTCCTGATTGGAGGTTTTCCCCCATGTATTTCCAATTAGGATGGCGAAACATCTGGCGAAACCCCAGGCGGACCCTGGTCATTATGACCGCGGTAATTATTGGGGTTTGGAGCATGATCTTCTTGGGTGCGCTGATGCGGGGAATCGCCGACCAGATGGTCCGAAACGGGATCGCTACCCTCACCGGACATATTCAGGTGCACCACAGGGGCTATCGAAATGACCCGGTCATCGAAAACAGTATGACCGAGCCTGAGGCGGTAAAAATCTCCCTCACAAAGCTCCTGCCCCCCGGTGCCGAGTGGACGCCTCGTGTTCGGGTCAACGCCATTGCGAGCAACGCTCGCCACTCCAGCGGTGTCAGCATGGTGGGGATCGACCCCCACAGAGAGGCCACCATCTCGTTCATTGGGCAGGCGGTCACCCAGGGACGTTACCTGAAGCCTGACGACCAATATGGAATTGTGGTAGGCAAGGCCTTGGTGGACAAGTTTGAGACCAAATTGGGCCGCAAGTTGGTTCTCATGTCACAGGATACTGATGGGGAAATAGCCTCCCGTGCCTTCCGCATTGTCGGGATCTTCCGGGCCGAGATGGCGGCCACAGAGAAGCAGTTTGTCTTTGTCACCATGCCCGCGGCCCAGCACATGCTGAAGTTGAAGCAAGGCATTTCCGAAGTCTCCATCATCCTGCCCGTTCATCAGGAAGCGGATCAGGTGGCTAACGCCCTGCGGACCGAGCTACCCTCCACCGATTATGAAATTCAAACCTGGCAAGAGATCCTGCCCCTGGTTACCGCCATCTTGAAGCTTTATGACGGATTTATCTTCTTGTGGTTTTTGGTGGTCTTTATTGCCATGGGCTTCGGCATTGTGAATACCATGCTGATGGCCGTGTTTGAGCGGATACGGGAGTTCGGCTTGCTCAAGGCATTGGGTATGAAGCCCTGGTGGATCATCAAAGAGGTCCTCACAGAATCGTTTTTTCTCCTGGTTTTCGGCATGGTCATCGGAAACAGCTTGGGTTTTTTGAGTATCCTTGCCCTCTCTGGGACCGGCATCGATCTTTCTTCGCTTGCCGCCGGTCTGGAATTTGCGGGTATGTCTCGGGTGATTTGCCCGGTCATTTCAGTTAAAGATGTGGTCATGGCCAACTTGGTGGTTTTTTTTCTGGGACTTCTGGTTAGTGTTTATCCGGCCGTAAAGGCGGCCAAATTCACCCCGGTAGAGGCCTTGGCGCACACATGACTTGGATGAGCTTGAATGTAAACATTGAACGTCAGCTATCAGCTTTGAGCTGACTGCTGATCGCTGAGCGTTTACGGACCTTCTTATAGGAGGTAGAATATGAACATCGTGAAATGCACCGACATCAAAAAGACGTACCGACAGGACAAAGTGGAAGTCAAGGCGCTCAACGGCGTGAGCCTGTCCATCAAAAAGGGAGGCTTTATCGCCATCGCCGGGCCCTCGGGGTCAGGGAAGACCACCTTGCTCAATATCATCGGCGGGTTGGATTCAGCTGATTCAGGCCGCGTCCTCCTCGATGGAAATACCCTGAATAACATGACCCAAACGGAGCTGGCCAGCTTACGTTTGCACAAGATCGGGTTTGTATTCCAAGCCTATAACCTCATTCCGGTCCTGTCGGCATTAGAAAATGTGGAGTTTGTCATGCTCCTGCAAGGCGTGCCACTGTCTGAGCGGCGGGAACGGGCTAGGGCCATCTTGGATGATGTGGGCCTCGCAGACATGTACGACCGGCGTCCAGCCGAGCTATCCGGCGGGCAGCAGCAGCGGGTGGCTGTTGCCCGGGCCATCGTTTCCAATCCGTCCATCGTCTTGGCGGACGAGCCCACAGCCAACCTGGATTCCAAGACCGGAGCCGGTCTCTTGGAAATGATGAAGCAAATGAATGAGAAGAAAAAGGTCACCTTTGTCTTTTCCACCCACGATAAGATGGTGATGGACTATGCCCGCCGGCTCGTTTACCTCAGAGACGGCCTAGTTGTGGATGACGAGATCCGGGAAAATTAAAAAAGAGAGAACAAGAGTCAGGAGTCAGAAGATGTTAGGTAGAATTCGATAATTTGAATTAATTTTCTCTGGTTTTTGACTACTGACTTCGAGTTTATGAATAAAGAAACTTTAAAAAAGACATCTCCATTTATTGGCTTTATTTTTTTATGGACTATTATAACTCACATCGTTCCTACATCCTCCTGGGCCTCATCTGATTCCTTAAACCAATCTGTATCCGCTTCTTCCGAAACCCGGTCGCTGTCTCCCGCACCCTGGTATAAGAAGATCGAATGGGAGTGGGGTGGGCATGTCAAGGTCCGCGGGGGCGTGTCATGGACTGAAGACGAATCATTTTTCCAACCTGTGGGCACTGGGCCTTACTATGACGGTTACGCTGAGGTCCGAGTGAAGAACAAGCTTTTCTTTGGAAAGTGGGGGTATTTCGAGGCTCATTATGAAGCTATCCTCTCAGGGGGAGATACACGACGTAAGGGAAAAGAATTGGAGCGGCTTTTTCCGGACCTTTTCAAGGCCGGTTTAATGATCGGCCGCCCCTTGGAAGATGACCGTCGCCTGATGGACTTGACCGGAACCATTCATGAGGATGATAGCTATATCCTGTATCACCGCTTAGACCGGCTCTCCTTGACCTTGCTGCCGAAATGGGGTGTTGTGTCCATCGGCCGGCAGGCGGTCACGTGGGGGAACGGCCTGCTGTTTAACCCCATGGACCTTTTCAACCCCTTTTCTCCGGCGGATATCGAGCGGGACTACAAGGTCGGAGATGACATGGTGTCCACCCAATTCTCCGTGAACAAAATAGGTGAGTTCCAGTTCCTGTATGTACCGAGGCGAGACCTGGTAAGGGAAAATGTGCAATGGAACCAATCCTCTCTGGCAGCAAAGCTGCACTTTGCCTGGGGCACAACCGAGTTTGATATCATGGCTGCGAAACACTACAAAGATGCAGTGATCGGCTTTGGCAGCACTGGATACCTTGGAGATGCGGCCTGGCGTCTGGACGGAGTATGGACCTTCCTGAATGAAGATAGGGGCAAGAAGGGCTACTTGTCCCTCGTAGCGAATATGGATTACTCCTGGGTGTGGTGGGGAAAGAATTTTTACGGGTTTATAGAGTTTTATTTTAACGGGTTATCTCACAATGAATACACAGAGGCATTTACTGGTCCGGACATTTCCGAACGTTTGGACCGGGGAGAGCTCTTTACCTTAGGCCGGACTTACTTAAGCGGCCACATCAGGGTGGAGTTACACCCTCTGTTCAATGTCTATTTGACTGTGATCAATAACTTGGCTGATCCCTCGGGAATAATTCAACCCCGGGCTGTCTGGGATATATTTGAAGACGTCCAGATAACCTTTGGGGGTAATATATATTATGGCCGAAGAGGTACGGAATACGGTGGATTCAAAATACCGGGCACCAATTTCCTCAATAAGGCTCCTGATAGCGTCTTTCTTTGGTTGACCTATTATTTTTGAGGCGTTTACATCTTTCCCCTCCTTTCCAACGACTAGTTCTCCAGCGAACGGAAACCCAAAATCCTGACCTTAATCTAAAGATTGTTCTATAACCTTTATTAATCTAAAGAGGGTTTGGTTCACCGGCGTTGGAATTCCATACGTTCTGCCAAGTTCGATCATCTTGCCTGCAAACATTTCTACCTCGGTCTTCCTTTTGGCCTCAATGTCCTGGAGCATGGAGGTCTTCCCCTGTGGTGATAGCCCAGATAAAACCGAGTACCAGTTTTCTATATCTTCTTCGGATAAATGGACTTTTGCTGCTTTGGCAATGCTCATGACCTCCCTCATGGCCGATTCCATGAGCTCCCTGGCCTCTTGGGACGTCTGGAAAATCGAATAGGGCGCATGCAATACGGCTGAGACCTGATTGATTCCAACGTTAATCATGAACTTCCACCAGAGGATTCGAATCATATCATCTGGTGTCTCATAGGCAATCCCTGCTCGATCGAAAAGAGATTGCGCTCGTTTGACACGTTCGGTAAGAACGGGATTTTTGGCCTCACCGAAAAATAACTTTCCCTGTTTGGTATAGGTTATGCTGTTGCCTTGTCTAACCGCATCAATACCAACTGCAACGGCGTACAACACTTTGTCCATCCCATAGACGGCACCAATCTGTTCTTCACTGTCTATGCCATTCATGACGGATACTATCAGGCTGTTTTCACCTATCCTGTTCTCAATGTCCTGAATGGCTTCTCGAAGATGGTGATGTTTTACGGCTACGATGATGAACTCAGAGGGTGGTGTCTTATCTTCCGGTTTAATTATAGGCAGCGAGTAATGCTTATTGTTGACAATCAATCCTTTTTGCTTGAGTCGGTCATAGCGCTCCCCTTTGGCTACCAGAGATATACAGTTTTTATCCATGTCAAAAAGATTAGTGGCGTAGAAGGCGCCCATAGCTCCGGCACCGATCACTGAAACTTTCGCGATGGGTGGCATCATTCAATTCCTCCCAAATGCTAAAAAATACAGCCAACTATAACATCAGCCCCGCAAATGTCTCTGCATCAAGTTTTTCTACTACAGTCGCAAGTAGCTGGAATGCCGCGTGTATATTTAAGGAATAAAAGAGTAGATGTCAAGGAGAAGTTACGATCTGGGAACGATTAAAGTTGTCACATGCAAAAAAAACCCAAAATTTGTTCCCAAAAAATTTTAATTTGGTATAATTGTTATTGCAAAGAAAATAAATATACAGGGGGTGTTGATATGTATTTTATGAATATTTGTACATGGGAACCAAAGGATGAAGTGGAGGTGGAGAAGAGGAGAGAGAACTGGAAATGGCCAGAAGGAGTGAAGGTTATCTTCGAGTTTATTGATCTTCAAGGTTGTAGGACTATAAATGTTATAGATACTGATGCTAAAGGGCTGATTGCAAGTAGGGCCTCATGGATAGATATTGTAAGGCTTGAAACTTTCCCTGTATATCCATTTGGTGAAAGCAAAGGGTTATTGGAGAAATAACTGTCTATGCTTTTCCCTCCATGGCATTGGCAATGTGCCGAACCATCTGGTGGTATACCACCTCCATGATATCAGGGGAGGCGACCCAGTCGGGATTTTCCTTACAGAAGGCGCTTGCCAATTCTCGGGCAGTGGACTCGATATCCCCTGTCCGCTGGTAAGCCTCCTCCATGGAAGCGCGATGCTGCCTGGCGATCTCGATAGTCTGTCGGATAAAATCCTTGGCCCCGTCTCCACCGACATACCCATAGTGGTCTGCACAGATGTATTCCACATCGAGGGCCTTTAGTTTCTCAAGGCTTTGCTGAAACTCGGTGAAATTGGAATTTCCAGATGCAATGATCGTCTCTTTGTATGGGATGCCTCCAGCGTCCGAGGCAAAGAGCGCCTTGAGCTGGGGCACGTAAGCTGAGATAGAGCACGAGGAATGACCTGGAGTATCGAAGATGCAGACATCGAGATCGCCCAGATCGATTCGATCCCCTTCGGAAATGATCGTCCCTGTGATGTCATCTCGCCAATCTAGGTCGTATGTGGCATAAACTTCCTCCCTTCCCCTTCGCTTGGCAGCGTTGCGGCTAAGCTCATTGATGGTATGAATGGCCTTTGGCATCTGGAGGATTTTCCAGCCACGCGCTGAGGCGTAGACTTCCAATTCAGGATGGCGACGTTTAAAAAAGGGGACAATACCCACATGATCGAAGTGTGCATGGAGGATCAGGAGTTTTGTGATTTGTGTCTCGTCAATGCCGAATACCGCAAACTGCTGGATCAGGTCAGGCACCAGGTAACTCATGCCCCCGCTGACGATCATGGACTCATTGTATCCTTCCAAAAGATAGACGCATGATTCTTCGCGGCCCAAAAACCACAGTTGCTCTCGGACCTTTCCGGGTTGCCGAATTCGCATAATTACCCCCCCTCCCGCCATTTCCTTGATGATAGATGTAGAAAAATATATCGCACACAAGCAGGCTAAGGTCAAGGGGGAAACCATATCCCATTGGTAAGGGCAAGAGGAATCGGGATTGACAGAAATTTGCCCTTTTGTTACCATTCTCGGACTTTGGTAACAGCCTGAATTCTTGATAATGCCTTAAAGACGAGACTCTCAGGTGCTGGCACTAAAGGATGAAAAAATAGGAGATGATAAGATGACTTCTTCCCCCTTACGTATTACTGACACGACCTTCAGAGATGGCCACCAATCAATCCTTGCCACACGGCTGCGTATCGGGGACATGATACCGATAGCACCAGAGATGGACAAGGTGGGCTTTCACTCCATGGAGGTATGGGGTGGTGCAACCTTTGATGTCTGCCTGCGGTTTCTCAACGAAGACCCCTGGGAGAGGCTTCATACTTTGAAGAAGTTGATGCCTACGACACCATTACAGATGCTTCTCCGCGGTCAGAACTTGGTAGGATACAGAAATTATCCAGATGATGTGGTGAAGGAGTTCATCCAAGAGGCTGCAGAAAACGGGATAGATATTTTCCGAATTTTTGACGCCTTGAACGATGAAAGAAACTTGGAAGTGTCCATAAAGACCGTTAAAGAGTGTGGAAGGCACGCCCAGGCCACCCTCTGCTATTCCCTCACTGAGAATAGAATGGGTGGAGATGTTTTCACCCTGGATTACTACGTAAACAAGGCCACGATACTGCAGCAGATCGGGGCCGATTCCCTCTGTATAAAGGATATGGCTGGCTTGATTTCCCCCCCTGACACCTATGAGTTGATACGTGCCCTGAAGAGGAAGTTGGATATCCCTGTTCAACTCCATAGTCACTACACGAGTGGAATGGCCTCAATGTCCTATTTCAAGGCTACTGAGGCTGGAGTGGATATCGTGGACACCGCCCTGGCCCCCTTGGCCATGCGCTCTTCTCAGCCTCCTTGCGAACCCCTCTTGGTAGGCCTCTTGGGGACAGAAAGGGATCCTGGTTTAGACCTCAATCTTATCTTCCGATTGAGCGAATATGTAGAGGAGATGGTGGGGAAATATCGGGAGCTTCTTAACGACACCCGGGTAGCGGTCATTGATACCCAAGTCCTCAAACACCAGATCCCCGGAGGAATGATCTCCAACCTCGTTCAACAACTGAAGGAGTCCAAGGCCCTCGCTAGGCTGCCTGAGGTTTATGAGGAGATTCCCCATACCCGCAAGGACATGGGGTATCCCCCTTTGGTCACCCCCACCAGCCAGATCGTCGGCGTACAAGCGGTACTTAATGTCCTTTTTGGCCGTTATAAGGTGGTCACCCAACAGGTAAAGGACTACTTTTATGGCCTTTATGGAAGGCCTCCTGCACCGGTAAACCCCGAGATACAAAAGATCGCTCTTACGGGCTACCCTCGTGGGGAAACACCTATTGATTGTCGTGCTGCTGATGTCTTAGAGCCCGAGATGGAGAAGGCCAAGGAGGCGCCCAAGGGTATCGCTCGCACGACGAAAGATTTCTTAATCTACGCCTTATACCCTCAGTCCGGGATGGAATTTCTCAAGAGGAAATATGAAATAGGAAATTCAGGTTGATTAAAAGGTCATTTTAAGGTTAAAGGACGATGGTATGCGGGCAGGTGGGGATAATGGGGAAAGAATAGGGGGGCGGATAAAGAGCGCCCTGGGCCAAGAGAAAGCAGACCTGGTGATGCTCAACGGGTCCCTGGTCAATGTCTACACCGGTGAGATACAGAAAAACTGCTCGGTGGGGATTAAAGGGGCCAGGATTGTCTATGTGGGAAAGGACCCCCGTCATCTGATAGGGGATGGCACCCAGGTCATCGATGCCAGTGGGATGTACATCACCCCTGGTTTTATCGATCCTCACACCCACTTGGACAGCATCTTCCAATGTGCTGAATACGCCCGCTATGCCGTCCCCCATGGGAACACCACGGCCGTCTCGGAGTCAGCTATGATCGCCAATGCCGCTGGCAAGAATGGGGTTGCCTGGTTCATCGAGGACTCTCGAGATCTTCCCCTGCGGATATTCGTCTTGACCCCCTCCATGATCCCCCCCTTTCCTGAGTATGAGGGCAGCAAGGGGTTCTCCTTTGAAGACTTTCAGGAGTTGATCAAAGAGGATTTCGTCCTGGGGGTCGGGGAGACCTACTGGCCCAGGGTCGTAGATCTGGATGAAAGGGCTATCAAGAGGTATGCCTTGGCCCAGGAGTTGGGGAAGACCAGGGAAGGTCACGCCGCAGGCGCCCGCGGCGTGAAGTTGATCGCCTACTGCGCCGCGGGGACATTGTCGTGTCATGAGGCCACCACTCATGATCTGGCCAACACCCTGGCGGCATTCACTAGCCACATAAATACTTATTGATTATCACCACTCGAGATATTAAAGTTATAAGACAAATTGCCTATAATTCGATGAATAGGGAATGAAGGCATCTTTATAGCAGAAGGTCATCGGGATTTGGAAGAGGGTTTTCCCAAAAATGGATCAATAGATATTCATTGTCGTTTGCAAGGATGAGAAGGGATTTTTAAAACAATTGGAGGTATGGATATGCGTAGTTTGGAGGATTATAGGGAAATTGTAGGAGATGAAGCTATATCCGCGATACACAGGAAGGCAAGGAGGCTTTACGGAAAGCGTATATTACACGTCAATTCTACGTATTATGGCGGTGGTGTAGCAGAGATATTAAACCCCTTTGTGTCACTCATGAATAATGTAGGGATAGAGACAGACTGGAGGATCCTCCATGGTACGCCAGATCTATTCACTATAACCAAAAAATTTCATAATGCCCTTCAGGGCAACAAGATAAACCTCTCCGAGATGAAAAAGCAACTCTATGTCGGAGCCAATGAGG
The Deltaproteobacteria bacterium genome window above contains:
- a CDS encoding CoA-binding protein, which encodes MIVPGTIDLVLIFRRAEEVPPIVEEAMGKWAMAVWMQEGIVNTEAFQRAKGED
- a CDS encoding outer membrane lipoprotein-sorting protein → MTKKLILVLWLSLFLFIDLSTNATAQDGQALVEAAVNYYRGKASICTVDMTIHRPNWERILTIKAWTKGQKDSIFVIIAPPKDHGNGTLKRGREMWMYNPKVNRIIKIPPSMMSQAWMGSDFSNNDLAKSDSILEDYTHTIAGTETHNGKKVYVIKSMPKPEAPVVWGMQRLRIREDHILLNQEFYDEDLKLVKAMAGHQIQMLGGKLFPKVWKMQKADVQDEYTLLDYKELTFKQDLPSSFFTLSALRNPRR
- a CDS encoding ketopantoate reductase family protein, with the protein product MPPIAKVSVIGAGAMGAFYATNLFDMDKNCISLVAKGERYDRLKQKGLIVNNKHYSLPIIKPEDKTPPSEFIIVAVKHHHLREAIQDIENRIGENSLIVSVMNGIDSEEQIGAVYGMDKVLYAVAVGIDAVRQGNSITYTKQGKLFFGEAKNPVLTERVKRAQSLFDRAGIAYETPDDMIRILWWKFMINVGINQVSAVLHAPYSIFQTSQEARELMESAMREVMSIAKAAKVHLSEEDIENWYSVLSGLSPQGKTSMLQDIEAKRKTEVEMFAGKMIELGRTYGIPTPVNQTLFRLIKVIEQSLD
- a CDS encoding pyruvate carboxylase subunit B; the protein is MTSSPLRITDTTFRDGHQSILATRLRIGDMIPIAPEMDKVGFHSMEVWGGATFDVCLRFLNEDPWERLHTLKKLMPTTPLQMLLRGQNLVGYRNYPDDVVKEFIQEAAENGIDIFRIFDALNDERNLEVSIKTVKECGRHAQATLCYSLTENRMGGDVFTLDYYVNKATILQQIGADSLCIKDMAGLISPPDTYELIRALKRKLDIPVQLHSHYTSGMASMSYFKATEAGVDIVDTALAPLAMRSSQPPCEPLLVGLLGTERDPGLDLNLIFRLSEYVEEMVGKYRELLNDTRVAVIDTQVLKHQIPGGMISNLVQQLKESKALARLPEVYEEIPHTRKDMGYPPLVTPTSQIVGVQAVLNVLFGRYKVVTQQVKDYFYGLYGRPPAPVNPEIQKIALTGYPRGETPIDCRAADVLEPEMEKAKEAPKGIARTTKDFLIYALYPQSGMEFLKRKYEIGNSG
- a CDS encoding ATP-dependent sacrificial sulfur transferase LarE; translated protein: MIKGLQNYIEKLGKVAIAYSGGVDSTFLLAMSAGVLGKERVLALTIKSPLTPPWEMEFAIEFCRARRIKHLLLDSSFILDDELFASNPPQRCYYCKKRLLEAMKGNIPGDFPLLTGTNASDELDFRPGIRAEEEMGIRTPLRELRFTKDNIRKYSKVYDIPGFERPPSACFATRIPYEEPITLER
- a CDS encoding ABC transporter permease, whose translation is MAWRNIWRNPRRSILTIAAIAFASLLLVFMLSFQFGSYDTMINTAVKIHSGHLQVQAEGYNDKRDMRLVVHDPAAVGGILDKTPEVAAYTFRANAFSLVSSKERTYGVMVIGIDPMREAKVSTLKKLIRQGSYLSEGDTDQALVGKLLAKNLQVGLGDELVVLGQGRDGSIAATVVRVKGIFSSGQDVFDRSSIHIPLTYFQDMYSMYGAVHEVVALGKSLEYVPEIKKAVAAAIKNTEKKDHLVALDWMELMPGLIQSIQMDLVSGFIFYIILIVVVAFSILNTFLMAIFERTKEFGVIMAMGTTPWRLTKLLLIESAIITMVGILIGIIAGSLVTWYFQVHGIVISGTSELMRQYGLPERMFPKLSVLSVSIGAGLVLVITFLTAMYPALKVRRLRPVEAMRAG
- a CDS encoding MBL fold metallo-hydrolase, translated to MRIRQPGKVREQLWFLGREESCVYLLEGYNESMIVSGGMSYLVPDLIQQFAVFGIDETQITKLLILHAHFDHVGIVPFFKRRHPELEVYASARGWKILQMPKAIHTINELSRNAAKRRGREEVYATYDLDWRDDITGTIISEGDRIDLGDLDVCIFDTPGHSSCSISAYVPQLKALFASDAGGIPYKETIIASGNSNFTEFQQSLEKLKALDVEYICADHYGYVGGDGAKDFIRQTIEIARQHRASMEEAYQRTGDIESTARELASAFCKENPDWVASPDIMEVVYHQMVRHIANAMEGKA
- a CDS encoding adenine deaminase gives rise to the protein MRAGGDNGERIGGRIKSALGQEKADLVMLNGSLVNVYTGEIQKNCSVGIKGARIVYVGKDPRHLIGDGTQVIDASGMYITPGFIDPHTHLDSIFQCAEYARYAVPHGNTTAVSESAMIANAAGKNGVAWFIEDSRDLPLRIFVLTPSMIPPFPEYEGSKGFSFEDFQELIKEDFVLGVGETYWPRVVDLDERAIKRYALAQELGKTREGHAAGARGVKLIAYCAAGTLSCHEATTHDLANTLAAFTSHINTY
- a CDS encoding ABC transporter ATP-binding protein; the encoded protein is MNIVKCTDIKKTYRQDKVEVKALNGVSLSIKKGGFIAIAGPSGSGKTTLLNIIGGLDSADSGRVLLDGNTLNNMTQTELASLRLHKIGFVFQAYNLIPVLSALENVEFVMLLQGVPLSERRERARAILDDVGLADMYDRRPAELSGGQQQRVAVARAIVSNPSIVLADEPTANLDSKTGAGLLEMMKQMNEKKKVTFVFSTHDKMVMDYARRLVYLRDGLVVDDEIREN
- a CDS encoding ABC transporter permease; translated protein: MYFQLGWRNIWRNPRRTLVIMTAVIIGVWSMIFLGALMRGIADQMVRNGIATLTGHIQVHHRGYRNDPVIENSMTEPEAVKISLTKLLPPGAEWTPRVRVNAIASNARHSSGVSMVGIDPHREATISFIGQAVTQGRYLKPDDQYGIVVGKALVDKFETKLGRKLVLMSQDTDGEIASRAFRIVGIFRAEMAATEKQFVFVTMPAAQHMLKLKQGISEVSIILPVHQEADQVANALRTELPSTDYEIQTWQEILPLVTAILKLYDGFIFLWFLVVFIAMGFGIVNTMLMAVFERIREFGLLKALGMKPWWIIKEVLTESFFLLVFGMVIGNSLGFLSILALSGTGIDLSSLAAGLEFAGMSRVICPVISVKDVVMANLVVFFLGLLVSVYPAVKAAKFTPVEALAHT